AGTGATGCCTTTCATTTACAAACCTCACCCTACTCCAGTGATTATAAAGTGATCCAGACTTTCATGTTATATAGGCAAGAAAAGTAGGGAGGCAGCTCTTTTCCTACTCTGATGTGACTGAATGAAGAAACTCAAGGTGAGTGTCTTGTACCTTTATTTCAAACTCAAGAAAACTGTTCCTGAAAAAAAGAGACCAAACAATACACGATCCTGTGTCTTGATGCTAGGGTGCCTCAACAACCCGTGCACGAATTAGACACAGGGGCAAGGTCAAGAGAAGTGAGGTTCACTTGGGAAGCCCTTAGCTCAGGGCAATTCCAGCCTGCCAAGATGGTTTTGTTAGCCTGAAATCCTCAGTGGTCTGTCAAGGAGTTAGAAACAGCTCCCTGACACTGAAATATCCAATTCTCTTCTTTAAAGACAGTTGTGAGCTACAAATCTGCAGTTTTCTAAGTCATAGCCCACACATCTCCTTACAGCTGTTTTGTTATCTCCTCGATCACCATTAAGTTATTGGAATTACCCCCACGTGATAATTCCTCACCCCTCGAGAtacatttttttacctttttaataGTGCTTACGTAAGGGAtaagaacagtaaaaaaagaataaacttGAGAAGGAGTGGCGTACTCGGTGCTGGTGGagattattttgtattttaagggTCAGAGTGCCCTCTTCTGTTCCATCCATGTCCTGATTATTAACTCACTGTTAAATCAGCAGATTGTAAAGAAAAACTGTGCCTTGTCTTCTGCACACCTTATTGTCTTCTAAAGCACAGTTTAGAAACCAAGAACCAGACCACAAAGTCGGAAATTACTCTTGTTAACGCGGGGGTTTGGGCAGTAAGTTGCAACCAATAAAAGGGGTTGGGGGAACATCGGAGGCAACATGATGGATCTAATTAGTTCATGAGGTCTGGGATATTTTGAAGTGAATCTCTGCAAAGTTTAAACAGTGGGGTGCTATTTATAGACCTGCGTTTAAAACTCGCCTTTCTCCTGCCTCTCTGGCAGCTAATTGAATCCAGACTGATGGCCAAAAAAACCTGACTGACACAAACATATTGAATGTACCTCAATACTACTTGTGCATATAATAATTTCTAAACTAATCTTGGTGAAAAGCACTGGGACTGCAGGATATCTGAATTACGGACAGAGATAACAATGGCCTcgaaaaaaaattttagttgAGTGTTTTTATCGTGAAGACACACAGAAGTGTGTTTCTGGAAAACGTATCCCCATTTTCATGCAGCAAAGCCAGAGTTTATTAACTGTGGTGGATCCCTGTGGTGTCCAAGGAACTGCTACGAGTGTGCCTGGCCCGTGCTCCCACCGCCGCCGATGGTCCCAGGGGATGCACTGGGAGCTCCAGCTCCGCATCCCAGGGACAGCACCTGCCCCTCTCCCCTGCTTTAGGGCCTCGGTCCTTATGCCACACCCGAAATCTCCCTGAGGGATGGAGGTGAAAGGGGCcgctttgtttcctttcatcCCTAaatcacagaacggtttgggttgggagcGGAGgctctttaaggtcccttccagccccagccgtgggacacctcccactagaccagcctcattcaacctggccttgaacactgggAAGTCCACAGCTCCTCCGGGCAGCCTGTCCTAGcgcctcaccaccctcaaaacgaggaatttcttcccaatatccaacctaaacctcttcCAGTTTAGCACCGCCCCGTGAGGCGGCACCGCCGCCGCGCTCCGTCCCGACGCGCTTTGTCCCGACGCGCTCGCCGTAGCGGCAGCGCCGCGGCCGCCATGGCGGCTGCCTGTGGGAGGCTGGCGCCGAGGGGCGCTGCCATCGCCCTGCCCGGCCGTGAGCATCGCCTGGGCCCTCGCCCTCACCCCCTCCCCGGGCACCCCCGAGCCTCCCCCCTGCCCGGcgccctccccctgccctccctggccCACAGAGCGGAGGGGAGGAGGGCTGGCCTGGCGGCGGGCGGGTTGTGGTGCCGTGTCCTGCTTTGGTGTGGGCGGTTCAGCTTGAAATCACGGGTGCTTTAAACGTTGTTTTGAATTTTACAGGGTGTTTTTCTTTATCGGGGTACCGAGTGAGCAGCGATGGAAAGCCACCGAAATTCCAGCCGCCTCCGAAGCCCGTCATTATTGACAGGAAGACgcagaaggaggagaggaggtgAGGGTGTCCCAGTGCTCGCCTGAGCTTGTAGAGCCTGGGCTTGTGTCCAGCGCTGCGCTCAGGCTGGCCACTGTGTGAGCACTTACTGAAAGAGTCAAGGCATTattacacaaaaagaaaaactcaaCACGGTTTGTAAAATTCTAGCAAGGATCATTTGTGTTGAAATATGTTCAAAACACCTTAAAATACTGTTCCTGGTGTTCCTGAAAGcagtgaaatgtgaaaaaaaatgtagagcAGAAAATACTTCTGCAAATCTGGGGTTAATGTGGGAGACTCAGTCTGTTAAGGGCATCTCTTTAGTTAAAGGTATCGCTTTAGTGTGccaggggtgacagggacacgggTCCTGTGTCTGCCTTTGCCTTGGACCTCGAGACCAGCTGTGAGCGTGTACATCCCTGGTTGTGACATGGACCTGCTGCCTCTGGTAGCCTTCATGAGACATCTCATTCTGGGTATTTTTGATGTCACCTCAATCCATtgcatagaatcacagaatggtttgggttggaagggacctaaagatcatctggttccaagccctctgccatgggcagggccacgTCCCACTAGACcgggttgctccaagtcccttccagcctgttCATCAACACTTCCAGAGCTGGAGCATCCACAACCTGTCTGGGTTTTAAACCCAATTTGCACTGCTTTAAATGACCCAGTGGTTcaaactgcagtgctgtgtctggAAGGAGAGTGGTGGTACTGTATTGTTCATTTGCCCCCTCCAAAAAACCTCACTTTGAACATCATGAGTAGGGTTGGTGTTGTTTATTGCCTGCGTGGtgcctgtgggcagcagcaccaACCAGAACTTCTGTggtgcccccacagcccccataAGGTTTGTAAGGCAGTTTTGCATTTGTTCTCCACTGTGTTGGACACTTCTCTCCTGGTCAGATCCAGGACTTTTAAGATGCATCTGTACAAGTGAATTAAATGAGTCCAGCTTCATCCATCAGCTCTGAGGCCAAAGTGGTCTCTCCATCCAAACCAGAGTGAGAATATTCAATTATCTGTTGGAAATGGTTCTCCGCTCAAGCCAGTCCATGTCAGGAAGTGTGCCTTCAACTCAGCAGTCAGATAAGTGAGGCCCAGGCCATAGGGAAATTCCTTGGcatggtttaattttttttagcagaaaataGTTTTACCAGTCCCTTTAAGCTTTTGTAAGACAAAAGGAGATTTATGTGGTGTCTCCTGTAGAATCAGTTTTTGAAAACTGTAATAGATTCTTCCATATCTGTTATTATAAAGTCAACAAATAGTGTTCTGTCATGTGGATTACAACTAAACCATGAGATAACCTGTTCCTAAGCTGTGACAGCACTAACTGAACTGTCCTCCTTCAGTCAGCTCCTCTGAGACCAACATGTATTACtggtttgggaaaaaatctgtttaaaagaacagcaacaaaacaaacaaacaaatccacaAAAAGACCCCCAAACCAACatcaaaaccccacaaaaattctttttggataaaaaaaaataaaattggtgACTTCATGGACTGCAATTAATATCTCTGAAAAGGCAACTGGTGGTGGTTAACCAGCTGGTAATTTTTAGGCCAAATACTTGGAATTCTCTAGTATTTTTTATGCCAATGCTTTTGTTTCGTACTTTTGAAAGTGTGGCTTTTCTTACAGGTTCCTGAGCCCTGAATTTATACCTCCCAGAGGGAGAACAGATCCTCTTAAATACTATATAGAAAGAAAGGATATgatacagagaagaaaagtcTTCAACATCCCAGAATTCTATGTTGGTCAGTTAACAGCACTAAAACTGTCATAATTCTGTCAGTATTTTACATTGTGTGGGGTGGTAGATAGTGTGGTCATATGTAGAATAGCATAAAACATAAAGTCTCAGGTGTGTTAGATCAACTAGAATGTGTTTTTATAGATAGTATGTCGTATTTTAATCTCATATATACATCCAGATTCATTAAAAGAATAATCCTAATGTGTTCctttatgtgggttttttcaatCCTGGCACTTGAGCATATGGTTTACCAGTaaagctaaagaaaaagaacccaaaaaacATTTGATTAATTATATTCAATTTGGATAgggaagagcaaaaaaaataaaggtgaagAAGGTTTGTAGTTCACCTGCAGAATCCCTTCAACCTGTATCAATTCAGGTCATGTTAGcagttttttgtgtttgtagcAGTTCTGATGggcaacaaaaatattttcaaaatgcacCTGAATAGATGCACTTTGTCTGACTCTTCCCCACATTTTGGTACATACTAACTGGGATAGGCTGtttattttaatccatttttttgGCAGGCAGTGTACTAGCTGTGACAACTGCGGATCCCTATGCCAGTGACAAATCCAAGCGGTTTGTTGGGATCTGCATTcacagaggagggaagggactcGGCGCTACCTTTGTCCTTCGAAATGTCATAGAAGACCAAGGTGGGGTAATTTCAGCTGTGGTAATTATGCTACAAGTGTTCAGCAAAAAATGTGTTAAGTTGCAAAGTTTAGTCTGTGGGGTGGAAAACAGGAGACTGAAGTGAAATTGTGAGTCTGCCTGTTAAGAGTACTCTGCAAGTTTAAAACTGTGTACACAGAAATGTTGATGTGCTCTGTACTTGATGGCATAGAACtgcacagtaatttttttgtctATGTACTTGGTGATTTTTACACACTCTGTGATGGTTGTGCTTATGTCTGAGCCTGGACTGTCTGCTGCCATGTAAATACCAACCCATTTTGAGCACAGTGTATTTGCATGAACTGGGAACGTAGGCGTCAACTGTTTAACAAGCAACAGATTAGAAGAGTTTTATCATAGGATCACATGCTGGATTATGACAAAATTGGGGGCAATGCAAATAGTGTAATTCTGAGGGCAAATCTGAAGGGGGTGGGTGTCCTTTCATACATACTGCATGTACACTGAAATGGGTAATAACAGCCATTGTAACCAAAAGGGAGAGAGGTTTAAAACCCAACCTCATCTTCCTTAAACTCAAGCCATTCAAGTCTCTTAAACCATTCTGTATCACAGATTTGACTTACAAAGAAATGTGCAGACACAGTGCACGAGTACCATCACAAGTGCACACAGCACTGTAGGTGCTCTAAGAACTAAAAAGCAGATTGCAATGATACAGGAACTGAAGCAGTACTGCTTGGGTGTTGGTATTTCTCATGAATTTGGTTCCTTAAACCAGGCTTTCTGTCTCTAAGGGGTTGAAATCTGCTATGAACTGTACAGTCCTCGAATCCAGGCGATCGAGGTTCTGAAGCTGGAGAAGAGGCTGGATGAGAACCTGATGTACCTGCGAGATGCCCTCCCCGAGTACAGCACTTTCGATGTCAATATGAAACCTGTGCCTCTTATGGACCACGAGGAAATTCCTGTGAACAAGGTACGAGCCACGTGGTTCAGAGGGAAAGCACAGGATTATTTACTTAACTTCCATTTATGACTGTTATCCTGGCAGGCTGTAGCAGCTTTTGCTGCATCAGTTACCAGGGTGACAAAAGTAGGTAAAATCAGGCAAGTCTTTGTGCCATTTCTGTAGTGAAAGAATGGTGAGGATGTAAACACCTACCATCCTCAGGAGTTAATTTTGAAAACATGCGAAGAGTAGCAGCCTCCACATTCCTCTGTAGAACTGTGCAGAGGGGAAAGCTTTTCTTACAGAAACATTATTGTTAATGTGGTTACTGATTCAAGAGTGGCTGGTGTCAAGAAACAAGGTAAGAAAGATCGAAGACTCAGCTAAAATCTGCATGTCAGGAAAAATCCAGAGACCAGCACACCCTGCCAGAGTGTTGTATAGAAACTCAGTATGATAATTCCTCCCTTTCCCGCCATCatgctacttttatttttccttaataaaGAGCAAAACTGCAAAAGGTGAGTTACCTTCAATGTATGTTTCATTTAGGACTCTGTGATAAATCAAGACCGTGTTAACTAAAAAGTTTCTTTATAACAGTCATATAAAGTAGTAGTTCCTTAACACACTGACAGATTGCTCGCTTTTCTTACTTCCCTTCTGTTAGAGCAGCACTTGTCTCACCTTTTGCTAAGCTCACAATCAAAAATCTAATTACTTCAAAccttttggagttttttaaaattttttaatctttcgCTTTAGTTGCAGGTACGAATGAAACCTAAACCATGGTCAAAACGGTGGGAAAGACCCAAATATAATATAAAAGGAATAAAGTTTGAGCTACCAGAAcataaaatgaaagcagcacagaagtggAGCCAGCCATGGCTGGAATTTGACATGCTGAGAGAATACGATACTtcaaaaatagaggaaaaaatttgGAAAGAACTGAGTGAAgaacttgaaaaataataatgtttttTGCAGTCTAAAATTAGTgagaaaatgaatatttttagtttACTGTATGGATGATCAATTGTCAAGTTTTGTATATACATGGGCAAAGCAAACAATAAAGTTAACCTTTCCAGATTTCAGCGTGAACAGATTTCTGTGGCTCAAGTGGCCACTGCCCTCCCACTGCTTACAACTCATTACAAGGAATCTTTCTTCCAGAAACAAACATGTACAGAGCTAAATTGTGATAGAACATCAATTACATTTTTGTCATAGCACAAGGCTGGTGCTAGAGACAAGCTGGGATGAGACAAAGCAGAACAAGAGAAAAGCAATGAGATCATGAGCTTGTGGGGATTGCTGATGAGCAGTTGCATTTTTTTTGGCATTCCGAgaggaaaagcaacagaaattgATTATTAGAAAGCAGTATTTATAACATAAATCCTAAAGCTACTGAAGGTTCATGGagctggagggtttttttcttcgtACATCTTAATAACATTTTTGTCACATGTTAAGGAATTGAAGAGTCATTAccacagtattttattttcaaaataaaacaaattatttttaatcttttgtcTGTAATACTGATCAAAG
The DNA window shown above is from Corvus hawaiiensis isolate bCorHaw1 chromosome 3, bCorHaw1.pri.cur, whole genome shotgun sequence and carries:
- the MRPL19 gene encoding 39S ribosomal protein L19, mitochondrial — translated: MAAACGRLAPRGAAIALPGRCFSLSGYRVSSDGKPPKFQPPPKPVIIDRKTQKEERRFLSPEFIPPRGRTDPLKYYIERKDMIQRRKVFNIPEFYVGSVLAVTTADPYASDKSKRFVGICIHRGGKGLGATFVLRNVIEDQGVEICYELYSPRIQAIEVLKLEKRLDENLMYLRDALPEYSTFDVNMKPVPLMDHEEIPVNKLQVRMKPKPWSKRWERPKYNIKGIKFELPEHKMKAAQKWSQPWLEFDMLREYDTSKIEEKIWKELSEELEK